A genomic segment from Glycine soja cultivar W05 chromosome 18, ASM419377v2, whole genome shotgun sequence encodes:
- the LOC114394516 gene encoding protein NRT1/ PTR FAMILY 7.1-like isoform X3, translating to MLQMEPGICNSVNSVNVEATEKKVTGGNGSYTEQSDTSYKKIKGGWKTAIILLANQALATLAFFGVGVNLVLFLTRVLRQDSAEAANNGLGMLSLSSWRFLIKPVGCGNEETTCLEPSSVGVGIFYLSIYLVAFGYGGHQPTLATFGADQFDEKNEKQKNAREAFFSYFYFALNVGSLFSNTILVYYEDSGMWTMGFLVSLASAVIALVSYLAGYRKYRYVKGYGNPVIRVVQVFVATVRKWKVGPAKELQLYEVDGPESAIKGSRKIHHSNDFRFMDKAATITEKDAVNLKNHWRLCTVTQVEEAKCVLRMLPVWLCTIIYSVVFTQMASLFVEQGDVMNNKIGNFHLPAASMSVFDICSVLLCTGIYRQILVPLAGRFSGNPRGLTELQRMGVGLIIGMLAILAAGATEFERLKHITPGEKASSLSIFWQIPQYVLVGASEVFMYVGQLEFFNGQAPDGIKSFGSSLCMASISLGNYVSSLLVYMVMGITARGENPGWIPNNLNVGHMDRFFFLVAVLTALDFVLYLLCARWYKSINLGDGDMGSQEDEEVISKV from the exons ATGTTGCAGATGGAACCAGGAATTTGCAATTCTGTCAACTCCGTAAATGTTGAAGCAACCGAG aaaaaggtgacaGGAGGAAATGGAAGCTACACAGAGCAGTCAGACACAAGCTATAAGAAGATTAAAGGAGGTTGGAAAACTGCAATTATCTTGTTAG CGAATCAAGCACTGGCTACACTAGCTTTCTTTGGAGTTGGAGTGAACTTGGTTCTGTTTCTGACCCGAGTCCTTCGCCAAGACAGTGCTGAGGCTGCTAACAAT GGCTTGGGGATGTTGTCATTGTCGTCTTGGCGGTTTTTGATCAAACCGGTTGGTTGCGGCAATGAAGAAACTACATGCTTGGAACCATCATCAGTGGGTGTTGGCATTTTCTACTTGTCCATATATCTAGTGGCATTTGGATATGGAGGGCACCAACCCACCTTAGCAACCTTTGGTGCAGATCAATTTGACGAGAAgaacgaaaaacaaaagaacgcGAGAGAAGctttcttctcttatttttaCTTTGCCCTCAATGTTGGATCTCTGTTCTCCAACACTATATTAGTATACTACGAGGATTCAGGAATGTGGACAATGGGTTTCTTGGTGTCCTTGGCCTCAGCTGTTATTGCCTTAGTTTCATACTTAGCAGGATATCGAAAATATAGATATGTAAAGGGATATGGGAATCCGGTGATAAGGGTAGTTCAGGTGTTTGTGGCCACTGTTAGAAAGTGGAAGGTTGGTCCAGCCAAGGAACTCCAACTTTATGAGGTTGATGGTCCAGAATCTGCCATAAAAGGGAGTAGAAAGATTCATCACAGCAATGATTTTAG ATTCATGGACAAGGCAGCAACAATAACGGAGAAAGATGCAGTTAATCTCAAGAATCACTGGCGGCTATGTACTGTAACTCAAGTTGAGGAAGCCAAATGCGTACTGAGAATGCTACCAGTTTGGCTATGTACTATAATTTATTCAGTTGTGTTTACGCAAATGGCTTCTCTTTTTGTCGAGCAAGGGGATGTGATGAACAACAAGATAGGAAATTTTCACTTGCCAGCAGCCAGCATGTCAGTGTTTGATATCTGCAGTGTCCTTTTATGCACTGGAATTTATCGCCAAATCCTTGTTCCTCTAGCAGGAAGATTTAGTGGCAATCCTAGGGGACTAACTGAGCTTCAAAGAATGGGAGTTGGCCTAATTATTGGAATGTTAGCTATTCTTGCAGCTGGTGCCACAGAGTTTGAAAGGCTCAAACACATTACACCCGGGGAAAAGGCTAGTTCTTTGAGTATATTTTGGCAAATCCCACAGTATGTTCTAGTTGGTGCTTCAGAAGTTTTCATGTATGTGGGTCAACTGGAGTTCTTTAATGGGCAAGCCCCAGATGGCATAAAAAGCTTTGGGAGCTCACTTTGCATGGCTTCAATTTCTCTTGGAAACTATGTGAGTAGCTTGCTGGTGTACATGGTGATGGGAATCACTGCAAGAGGCGAGAATCCGGGATGGATTCCCAATAACTTGAATGTGGGGCACATGGATAGGTTTTTCTTCCTCGTTGCAGTGCTAACTGCTCTTGATTTTGTACTCTACTTATTATGTGCTCGCTGGTACAAGAGCATCAACCTTGGAGATGGTGACATGGGAAGCCAAGAGGACGAGGAAGTGATCAGTAAAGTTTGA
- the LOC114394516 gene encoding protein NRT1/ PTR FAMILY 7.1-like isoform X1: MLQMEPGICNSVNSVNVEATEKKVTGGNGSYTEQSDTSYKKIKGGWKTAIILLANQALATLAFFGVGVNLVLFLTRVLRQDSAEAANNVSKWTGTVYIFSLIGAFLSDSYWGRYLTCAIFQFIFVVGLGMLSLSSWRFLIKPVGCGNEETTCLEPSSVGVGIFYLSIYLVAFGYGGHQPTLATFGADQFDEKNEKQKNAREAFFSYFYFALNVGSLFSNTILVYYEDSGMWTMGFLVSLASAVIALVSYLAGYRKYRYVKGYGNPVIRVVQVFVATVRKWKVGPAKELQLYEVDGPESAIKGSRKIHHSNDFRFMDKAATITEKDAVNLKNHWRLCTVTQVEEAKCVLRMLPVWLCTIIYSVVFTQMASLFVEQGDVMNNKIGNFHLPAASMSVFDICSVLLCTGIYRQILVPLAGRFSGNPRGLTELQRMGVGLIIGMLAILAAGATEFERLKHITPGEKASSLSIFWQIPQYVLVGASEVFMYVGQLEFFNGQAPDGIKSFGSSLCMASISLGNYVSSLLVYMVMGITARGENPGWIPNNLNVGHMDRFFFLVAVLTALDFVLYLLCARWYKSINLGDGDMGSQEDEEVISKV, from the exons ATGTTGCAGATGGAACCAGGAATTTGCAATTCTGTCAACTCCGTAAATGTTGAAGCAACCGAG aaaaaggtgacaGGAGGAAATGGAAGCTACACAGAGCAGTCAGACACAAGCTATAAGAAGATTAAAGGAGGTTGGAAAACTGCAATTATCTTGTTAG CGAATCAAGCACTGGCTACACTAGCTTTCTTTGGAGTTGGAGTGAACTTGGTTCTGTTTCTGACCCGAGTCCTTCGCCAAGACAGTGCTGAGGCTGCTAACAATGTGAGCAAGTGGACCGGAACCGTTTACATATTTTCACTCATTGGAGCCTTCCTCAGTGATTCTTACTGGGGACGATATTTAACCTGCGCAATCTTTCAGTTCATTTTTGTTGTG GGCTTGGGGATGTTGTCATTGTCGTCTTGGCGGTTTTTGATCAAACCGGTTGGTTGCGGCAATGAAGAAACTACATGCTTGGAACCATCATCAGTGGGTGTTGGCATTTTCTACTTGTCCATATATCTAGTGGCATTTGGATATGGAGGGCACCAACCCACCTTAGCAACCTTTGGTGCAGATCAATTTGACGAGAAgaacgaaaaacaaaagaacgcGAGAGAAGctttcttctcttatttttaCTTTGCCCTCAATGTTGGATCTCTGTTCTCCAACACTATATTAGTATACTACGAGGATTCAGGAATGTGGACAATGGGTTTCTTGGTGTCCTTGGCCTCAGCTGTTATTGCCTTAGTTTCATACTTAGCAGGATATCGAAAATATAGATATGTAAAGGGATATGGGAATCCGGTGATAAGGGTAGTTCAGGTGTTTGTGGCCACTGTTAGAAAGTGGAAGGTTGGTCCAGCCAAGGAACTCCAACTTTATGAGGTTGATGGTCCAGAATCTGCCATAAAAGGGAGTAGAAAGATTCATCACAGCAATGATTTTAG ATTCATGGACAAGGCAGCAACAATAACGGAGAAAGATGCAGTTAATCTCAAGAATCACTGGCGGCTATGTACTGTAACTCAAGTTGAGGAAGCCAAATGCGTACTGAGAATGCTACCAGTTTGGCTATGTACTATAATTTATTCAGTTGTGTTTACGCAAATGGCTTCTCTTTTTGTCGAGCAAGGGGATGTGATGAACAACAAGATAGGAAATTTTCACTTGCCAGCAGCCAGCATGTCAGTGTTTGATATCTGCAGTGTCCTTTTATGCACTGGAATTTATCGCCAAATCCTTGTTCCTCTAGCAGGAAGATTTAGTGGCAATCCTAGGGGACTAACTGAGCTTCAAAGAATGGGAGTTGGCCTAATTATTGGAATGTTAGCTATTCTTGCAGCTGGTGCCACAGAGTTTGAAAGGCTCAAACACATTACACCCGGGGAAAAGGCTAGTTCTTTGAGTATATTTTGGCAAATCCCACAGTATGTTCTAGTTGGTGCTTCAGAAGTTTTCATGTATGTGGGTCAACTGGAGTTCTTTAATGGGCAAGCCCCAGATGGCATAAAAAGCTTTGGGAGCTCACTTTGCATGGCTTCAATTTCTCTTGGAAACTATGTGAGTAGCTTGCTGGTGTACATGGTGATGGGAATCACTGCAAGAGGCGAGAATCCGGGATGGATTCCCAATAACTTGAATGTGGGGCACATGGATAGGTTTTTCTTCCTCGTTGCAGTGCTAACTGCTCTTGATTTTGTACTCTACTTATTATGTGCTCGCTGGTACAAGAGCATCAACCTTGGAGATGGTGACATGGGAAGCCAAGAGGACGAGGAAGTGATCAGTAAAGTTTGA
- the LOC114394516 gene encoding protein NRT1/ PTR FAMILY 7.1-like isoform X2: protein MEPGICNSVNSVNVEATEKKVTGGNGSYTEQSDTSYKKIKGGWKTAIILLANQALATLAFFGVGVNLVLFLTRVLRQDSAEAANNVSKWTGTVYIFSLIGAFLSDSYWGRYLTCAIFQFIFVVGLGMLSLSSWRFLIKPVGCGNEETTCLEPSSVGVGIFYLSIYLVAFGYGGHQPTLATFGADQFDEKNEKQKNAREAFFSYFYFALNVGSLFSNTILVYYEDSGMWTMGFLVSLASAVIALVSYLAGYRKYRYVKGYGNPVIRVVQVFVATVRKWKVGPAKELQLYEVDGPESAIKGSRKIHHSNDFRFMDKAATITEKDAVNLKNHWRLCTVTQVEEAKCVLRMLPVWLCTIIYSVVFTQMASLFVEQGDVMNNKIGNFHLPAASMSVFDICSVLLCTGIYRQILVPLAGRFSGNPRGLTELQRMGVGLIIGMLAILAAGATEFERLKHITPGEKASSLSIFWQIPQYVLVGASEVFMYVGQLEFFNGQAPDGIKSFGSSLCMASISLGNYVSSLLVYMVMGITARGENPGWIPNNLNVGHMDRFFFLVAVLTALDFVLYLLCARWYKSINLGDGDMGSQEDEEVISKV, encoded by the exons ATGGAACCAGGAATTTGCAATTCTGTCAACTCCGTAAATGTTGAAGCAACCGAG aaaaaggtgacaGGAGGAAATGGAAGCTACACAGAGCAGTCAGACACAAGCTATAAGAAGATTAAAGGAGGTTGGAAAACTGCAATTATCTTGTTAG CGAATCAAGCACTGGCTACACTAGCTTTCTTTGGAGTTGGAGTGAACTTGGTTCTGTTTCTGACCCGAGTCCTTCGCCAAGACAGTGCTGAGGCTGCTAACAATGTGAGCAAGTGGACCGGAACCGTTTACATATTTTCACTCATTGGAGCCTTCCTCAGTGATTCTTACTGGGGACGATATTTAACCTGCGCAATCTTTCAGTTCATTTTTGTTGTG GGCTTGGGGATGTTGTCATTGTCGTCTTGGCGGTTTTTGATCAAACCGGTTGGTTGCGGCAATGAAGAAACTACATGCTTGGAACCATCATCAGTGGGTGTTGGCATTTTCTACTTGTCCATATATCTAGTGGCATTTGGATATGGAGGGCACCAACCCACCTTAGCAACCTTTGGTGCAGATCAATTTGACGAGAAgaacgaaaaacaaaagaacgcGAGAGAAGctttcttctcttatttttaCTTTGCCCTCAATGTTGGATCTCTGTTCTCCAACACTATATTAGTATACTACGAGGATTCAGGAATGTGGACAATGGGTTTCTTGGTGTCCTTGGCCTCAGCTGTTATTGCCTTAGTTTCATACTTAGCAGGATATCGAAAATATAGATATGTAAAGGGATATGGGAATCCGGTGATAAGGGTAGTTCAGGTGTTTGTGGCCACTGTTAGAAAGTGGAAGGTTGGTCCAGCCAAGGAACTCCAACTTTATGAGGTTGATGGTCCAGAATCTGCCATAAAAGGGAGTAGAAAGATTCATCACAGCAATGATTTTAG ATTCATGGACAAGGCAGCAACAATAACGGAGAAAGATGCAGTTAATCTCAAGAATCACTGGCGGCTATGTACTGTAACTCAAGTTGAGGAAGCCAAATGCGTACTGAGAATGCTACCAGTTTGGCTATGTACTATAATTTATTCAGTTGTGTTTACGCAAATGGCTTCTCTTTTTGTCGAGCAAGGGGATGTGATGAACAACAAGATAGGAAATTTTCACTTGCCAGCAGCCAGCATGTCAGTGTTTGATATCTGCAGTGTCCTTTTATGCACTGGAATTTATCGCCAAATCCTTGTTCCTCTAGCAGGAAGATTTAGTGGCAATCCTAGGGGACTAACTGAGCTTCAAAGAATGGGAGTTGGCCTAATTATTGGAATGTTAGCTATTCTTGCAGCTGGTGCCACAGAGTTTGAAAGGCTCAAACACATTACACCCGGGGAAAAGGCTAGTTCTTTGAGTATATTTTGGCAAATCCCACAGTATGTTCTAGTTGGTGCTTCAGAAGTTTTCATGTATGTGGGTCAACTGGAGTTCTTTAATGGGCAAGCCCCAGATGGCATAAAAAGCTTTGGGAGCTCACTTTGCATGGCTTCAATTTCTCTTGGAAACTATGTGAGTAGCTTGCTGGTGTACATGGTGATGGGAATCACTGCAAGAGGCGAGAATCCGGGATGGATTCCCAATAACTTGAATGTGGGGCACATGGATAGGTTTTTCTTCCTCGTTGCAGTGCTAACTGCTCTTGATTTTGTACTCTACTTATTATGTGCTCGCTGGTACAAGAGCATCAACCTTGGAGATGGTGACATGGGAAGCCAAGAGGACGAGGAAGTGATCAGTAAAGTTTGA
- the LOC114397729 gene encoding pirin-like protein, whose protein sequence is MRAISHHLLVSLLDWRISTSRSLFSLRTIMSQSDHSSAFTTPRLVLKKVLAKSQHEGDGAVVRRGIGRSELKNLDPFLMLDHFSVSPPAGFPDHPHRGFETVTYMLEGGITHQDFAGHKGTIRKGDVQWMTAGRGIIHSEMPAEANNNKGLQLWINLSSRDKMMEPNYQELPSENIPRAEKDGVEVRVIAGEAMGVHSPVYTRTPTMYLVFCMMPGTQWHQRIPESWNAFVYTIEGEGVFGCPSSSPTVAHHVLVLSQGDGLSVWNNSSKPLRFVLIGGQPLNEPVVQYGPFVMNTQSEIEKTIEDYHYGRNGFEMSKYWMSQQ, encoded by the exons ATGAGAGCTATAAGTCACCACCTTCTAGTTTCACTACTCGATTGGAGAATCTCTACCTCACgatctcttttttctcttagaACCATCATGTCACAATCTGATCATTCCTCTGCTTTTACCACACCCAGATTAGTTCTCAAGAAGGTTTTGGCCAAATCTCAACATGAAGGGGATGGAGCTGTTGTTAGAAGAGGCATTGGAAG GAGCGAGTTGAAGAACTTGGATCCCTTCCTAATGTTGGATCACTTCTCAG TATCTCCCCCAGCAGGATTTCCGGATCATCCACACCGAG GTTTTGAAACCGTCACCTACATGCTAGAG GGAGGCATCACTCACCAAGATTTTGCTGGGCACAAGGGTACAATAAGAAAGGGTGATGTTCAG TGGATGACCGCAGGCAGGGGAATCATTCACTCTGAAATGCCCGCAGAAGCAAACAACAACAAGGGATTGCAACTATGGATCAATTTATCATCCAGGGACAAAAT GATGGAGCCTAACTACCAAGAGCTTCCAAGTGAGAACATACCAAGAGCAGAAAAAGATGGGGTTGAAGTGAGAGTGATAGCAGGAGAAGCAATGGGAGTGCATTCTCCTGTGTACACACGAACACCAACCATGTACCTTGTTTTCTGCATGATGCCCGGAACTCAGTGGCATCAGAGGATTCCAGAGTCGTGGAATGCCTTTGTTTATACAATTGAAGGGGAAGGAGTATTCGGGTGTCCAAGTTCATCCCCAACAGTGGCACACCATGTCCTTGTTTTGAGTCAAGGTGATGGCCTTAGCGTATGGAATAACTCTTCCAAGCCTTTGAGGTTTGTTCTGATTGGAGGCCAACCACTGAACGAGCCAGTTGTTCAGTATGGGCCTTTTGTGATGAACACACAGTCTGAGATTGAGAAGACAATTGAAGACTAtcactatggcaggaatggctTTGAGATGAGCAAGTATTGGATGTCTCAACAGTAA
- the LOC114397692 gene encoding ras-related protein RABA5d-like, with protein sequence MSGSEDEGGEEYLFKIVIIGDSAVGKSNLLSRYARNEFNMHSKATIGVEFQTQCLEIDSKEVKAQIWDTAGQERFRAVTSAYYRGAVGALIVYDISRRTTFDSVGRWLDELKTHCDTTVAMMLVGNKCDLENIRAVSVDEGKSLAEAEGLFFMETSALDSTNVKTAFEMVIREIYTNVSRKVLNSETYKAELSVNRVSLVNNGASTSKQNQPYFSCCSR encoded by the exons ATGTCGGGATCGGAGGACGAGGGAGGAGAAGAGTACCTCTTCAAGATCGTCATAATCGGAGACTCTGCGGTGGGCAAATCCAACCTTCTCTCCCGCTACGCCCGGAACGAGTTCAACATGCACTCCAAGGCCACCATAGGTGTCGAGTTCCAGACTCAGTGCTTGGAAATCGACTCCAAGGAAGTCAAGGCTCAGATTTGGGACACCGCCGGCCAAGAGCGATTCCGCGCCGTCACCTCCGCCTACTACCGCGGCGCTGTCGGCGCCCTCATTGTCTACGACATCTCCCGCCGCACCACCTTCGATAGCGTCGGCCGCTGGCTCGACGAGCTTAAAA CTCATTGCGATACGACGGTGGCAATGATGCTAGTGGGGAACAAATGTGACTTGGAGAATATAAGGGCGGTGAGCGTTGACGAAGGGAAAAGCCTTGCGGAAGCGGAAGGCTTGTTTTTCATGGAAACGTCTGCGTTGGACTCCACAAACGTGAAGACGGCATTTGAGATGGTAATTCGAGAGATATACACCAACGTGAGCAGGAAGGTGCTCAACTCCGAAACATACAAGGCAGAGTTATCTGTCAACAGGGTCAGCCTCGTCAACAATGGTGCTTCTACATCTAAGCAAAATCAACCCTATTTTTCTTGCTGTTCCAGATGA